One genomic window of Cheilinus undulatus linkage group 7, ASM1832078v1, whole genome shotgun sequence includes the following:
- the ahsg1 gene encoding alpha-2-HS-glycoprotein 1, which translates to MEGLTTLVLLSSVALLCSAAPDVEPVTCTDGGISSAHLAMHHINKHHEHGYKFRLNQTVVFKMVEVDSGCNIELTLELLETECHVVNPKSFEQCDLRGIADWEVKATCSVKVTVENSDAKVTGYTCETEKVLTREEMVRTCPDCPVLIALNDAESVKAAQEIVKKFNENTTNQHYFILKEVGRVRLGYIPMRGMMYFAEIALIESNCPMFSRRVPESCPSLCPDRAQHAVCKSSYSKVHGVGNLQCEFYPALDTTARSPGEQEPVCEHTHRVMPAGPPGPPGPPGPPGTEPADGGPPPRPFPVLHPCHTKAEQEFHPICESH; encoded by the exons ATGGAGGGCCTTACTACGCTGGTGCTGTTGTCTTCAGTGGCGCTGCTCTGCAGTGCTGCTCCAGATGTGGAGCCTGTAACATGCACTGATGGTGGTATTTCATCTGCACACCTGGCAATGCATCACATCAACAAGCACCATGAGCATGGCTACAAATTCAGACTGAATCAGACTGTAGTTTTCAAAATGGTAGAG GTTGACAGCGGTTGTAACATTGAGCTAACGTTGGAACTTTTAGAGACAGAGTGCCATGTTGTCAACCCCAAATCTTTTGAGCAATGTGATCTCCGTGGAATCGCCGACTGG GAAGTGAAGGCAACCTGCTCTGTAAAGGTAACTGTGGAAAACAGTGATGCCAAAGTCACTGGTTATACATGTGAAACTGAAAAAG TACTCACTAGAGAAGAAATGGTAAGGACCTGCCCTGACTGTCCGGTGCTTATCGCACTGAATGACGCAGAAAGCGTGAAGGCTGCACAAGAAATAGTGAAAAAATTCAACGAGAACACCACAAACCAGCACTATTTCATCCTGAAGGAAGTAGGACGAGTCAGGCTTGGG TACATACCAATGCGAGGAATGATGTACTTTGCTGAGATCGCCCTCATTGAGTCCAACTGCCCGATGTTTTCCAGACGAGTTCCAGAGTCATGCCCATCCTTGTGCCCTGACAGAGCT CAACACGCTGTCTGCAAATCATCGTACTCCAAAGTACATGGTGTTGGGAATCTTCAGTGTGAATTCTATCCAGCATTG GACACCACTGCCCGAAGCCCAGGTGAACAGGAGCCTGTTTGTGAGCATACTCATCGAGTCATGCCTGCTGGACCCCCTGGCCCCCCTGGCCCCCCTGGCCCCCCTGGCACAGAACCTGCTGATGGAGGACCCCCACCCCGGCCCTTTCCAGTGCTTCATCCCTGCCATACCAAGGCTGAACAAGAGTTCCACCCAATTTGCGAGTCACATTAG